From a region of the Pseudomonadaceae bacterium SI-3 genome:
- a CDS encoding heat-shock protein, with amino-acid sequence MTSFSMAPLFRQSIGFDRFNDLFESALRNDANGSFPPYNVEKHGDDQYRIIVAAAGFHESDLDLQVERGVLTVSGGKRENSGENVTYLHQGIAQRAFKLSFRLADHIEVKGAELRNGLLSIELERVVPEEAKPKRIPINGERLALEG; translated from the coding sequence ATGACTAGTTTTTCGATGGCTCCACTGTTTCGTCAGTCCATTGGTTTCGATCGCTTCAACGATCTGTTCGAGTCCGCGCTGCGCAATGATGCAAACGGCTCGTTCCCGCCCTACAACGTGGAAAAGCACGGCGATGATCAGTACCGCATCATCGTAGCTGCCGCTGGGTTCCATGAGTCCGACCTGGATTTGCAGGTCGAGCGAGGCGTGCTGACTGTGAGCGGTGGCAAGCGTGAGAACAGTGGCGAAAACGTTACCTACCTGCACCAGGGTATCGCCCAGCGTGCTTTCAAGCTCTCGTTCCGCCTCGCCGACCATATTGAAGTGAAGGGCGCAGAGTTAAGAAATGGGCTTCTCAGCATCGAGCTCGAGCGTGTCGTGCCAGAGGAGGCCAAACCCAAGCGCATCCCAATTAACGGTGAGCGTTTGGCGTTGGAGGGCTGA
- a CDS encoding histidine kinase — translation MLPPDATSDASPGAPQPWQDVARLLSMLDGAGLGLWSWDVQRDAMHWSLGTGKLFGLSAPLVELSPDRYLELVVPEDRQHIETAVCSMLTGAESRFSFRHRVCWPDASVRWLEIDGQRQVNENGETTLVGVIRDITDRHIQAQALEDSQERLELALASAELGNWEWHIPSDRLYASSRASELQGLVEGPFDGSFREFFRSVAANDRKTMRAAYSDLLAGRRQTYQATYQANHPDGTIRHLESTAKLYRDEHGAPLRMAGIIIDATERVLRAQHLAASEAKFSALFQGSPDPISLSRIRDGVFMEINPSFSVVFGWESTDIVGRSAPEIGIWQDERQRKSLFEQLMRDQRLENAEAQFRTRTGQIVTCVVSSRFIRVDRRLCIVTTFRDITKRQQAEAALKASEVKFAKAFHSSPDAIIISERGTGRFIEVNEGFQRLSGYSPEEAIGRTSYELGVWPSTQRQEILERLERDGRVTNWEMVGQDRHGRLKHIEVSVEPIVLNNTDCLLLSARDISQLKAAHAQIHHLAYHDPLTNLPNRTLLMDRLTQQTALHKRHKLRGALLFLDLDHFKHINDSLGHPVGDAVLKMITARLEASIRQEDTVARLGGDEFVVLLTGLTGKRSEVTRHVRQVAEKLRTLLAEPMVFEGNRLQVTPSIGIALMPDHGETPADLLKRADIALYRAKDAGRNAIQLFRTTMQQAASARLQLESELRLALQRNEFELYLQPQVDARSARVIGAEVLLRWHHPVDGVRSPAQFIDVLEESGLIVEVGNWVIREACHIAASLLANGVVDSDSFSLCVNISPRQFRQSDFVERVLEALKAVSLPHTMIKLEITEGIVIQNLDDTIAKMRRLCRQGVSFAMDDFGTGYSSLTYLKRLPVDVLKIDQSFVRDALDDPNDAEIIRAIVAMARSLRLEVIAEGVEQQAQLDLLQAQGCYLYQGYLFSRPLPPADFGELLKTHSLS, via the coding sequence GCCTGTGGTCCTGGGATGTTCAACGCGACGCCATGCATTGGTCCCTCGGCACGGGAAAGCTGTTCGGCCTGAGCGCGCCGCTCGTAGAGCTTTCTCCAGATCGGTATCTCGAGCTCGTCGTACCGGAAGACCGACAGCATATCGAGACTGCAGTATGTTCGATGCTCACTGGCGCCGAATCACGGTTCAGCTTCCGCCATCGCGTCTGCTGGCCAGACGCTAGTGTGCGGTGGCTTGAAATCGATGGGCAACGACAGGTCAATGAGAATGGGGAGACGACGCTGGTGGGCGTCATCCGCGACATCACCGACCGTCACATTCAGGCGCAGGCGCTGGAAGACAGCCAAGAACGCCTTGAGCTGGCACTCGCCTCCGCAGAGCTGGGCAACTGGGAATGGCACATTCCAAGCGACCGGCTCTATGCCTCGTCCAGGGCCTCCGAGCTGCAAGGTCTGGTAGAAGGCCCATTCGATGGATCGTTTCGTGAGTTTTTCCGCAGCGTCGCTGCGAACGACCGCAAGACCATGCGGGCGGCATACAGCGACCTCCTCGCCGGGCGTCGACAAACCTATCAGGCCACGTACCAGGCCAACCATCCAGACGGCACGATTCGGCACCTCGAAAGCACCGCCAAGCTCTACCGAGACGAGCATGGCGCGCCCTTGCGCATGGCCGGAATTATCATCGACGCCACCGAACGGGTACTACGTGCGCAGCACCTGGCGGCGTCGGAAGCGAAATTCTCAGCCTTGTTTCAAGGCAGTCCAGACCCGATCTCCCTGTCCCGCATCCGCGACGGAGTTTTCATGGAGATCAACCCGAGCTTTAGCGTTGTGTTCGGCTGGGAGAGCACCGATATCGTCGGGCGATCTGCTCCGGAAATCGGCATCTGGCAGGACGAACGGCAGCGAAAATCACTGTTCGAGCAACTGATGCGAGATCAGCGGCTGGAGAACGCCGAGGCACAGTTCCGCACCAGGACAGGACAGATCGTCACTTGCGTGGTTTCCAGCCGGTTCATCCGCGTCGACCGCCGCCTGTGCATCGTCACCACTTTTCGTGACATTACCAAACGACAACAGGCCGAGGCGGCGCTGAAGGCCAGCGAGGTTAAATTCGCCAAGGCTTTTCATTCGAGCCCCGACGCCATCATCATCAGCGAGCGCGGCACGGGACGATTCATCGAGGTTAACGAAGGCTTCCAACGCCTCTCAGGCTACAGTCCCGAAGAAGCCATCGGCAGAACCTCTTATGAATTGGGCGTCTGGCCCAGCACGCAGCGCCAGGAGATTCTCGAACGGCTCGAACGTGACGGCCGGGTGACGAACTGGGAGATGGTCGGCCAGGATCGTCACGGTCGTTTAAAGCACATTGAAGTGTCGGTAGAACCCATCGTGCTGAACAACACAGATTGTCTGCTGTTATCCGCACGGGACATCAGCCAACTCAAGGCCGCCCACGCGCAAATTCACCACCTGGCCTATCACGACCCGTTGACGAACCTGCCTAACCGAACGCTGTTAATGGATCGCCTGACTCAGCAGACGGCGTTGCATAAACGCCACAAGCTGCGTGGCGCCCTACTGTTTCTCGACCTCGATCATTTCAAACACATCAACGACTCGCTTGGACATCCGGTCGGTGACGCGGTATTGAAAATGATCACTGCCCGCCTCGAGGCCAGCATCCGACAGGAGGACACCGTAGCCCGCTTGGGTGGCGATGAATTCGTTGTGCTACTCACCGGTTTGACGGGCAAGCGCTCGGAGGTGACCCGCCATGTCCGTCAGGTCGCCGAAAAACTTCGCACCCTCCTCGCCGAGCCTATGGTGTTCGAAGGCAACAGGCTGCAGGTAACGCCCAGTATCGGTATCGCCTTGATGCCTGATCACGGCGAGACGCCTGCCGATCTGCTGAAGCGCGCCGACATTGCGCTATATCGGGCAAAGGACGCCGGACGCAATGCGATTCAGCTGTTCCGCACCACAATGCAACAAGCAGCCAGTGCACGCCTCCAGCTTGAGAGCGAACTGCGTCTTGCCCTACAGCGCAACGAATTCGAGTTGTACCTTCAACCACAGGTCGATGCGCGCTCCGCCAGGGTGATCGGCGCCGAGGTCCTGTTGCGCTGGCATCACCCGGTGGATGGCGTGCGTTCCCCTGCCCAGTTCATCGACGTGCTCGAAGAAAGCGGCCTGATTGTCGAAGTGGGCAATTGGGTCATCAGGGAGGCCTGTCACATCGCCGCATCGCTGTTGGCCAACGGCGTCGTTGATTCGGACAGCTTCAGCCTCTGCGTCAACATCAGTCCACGGCAGTTCCGCCAGAGTGATTTCGTCGAACGGGTTCTCGAAGCGCTCAAAGCCGTCAGCCTTCCGCACACAATGATCAAACTGGAAATCACCGAAGGCATCGTTATCCAGAACCTGGACGACACCATCGCCAAGATGCGCCGCCTCTGCCGACAGGGCGTGAGCTTCGCCATGGACGATTTCGGCACTGGTTACTCTTCCCTCACCTACCTGAAGCGGCTACCAGTCGATGTCCTTAAGATCGATCAGTCCTTCGTTCGCGATGCACTGGATGATCCAAACGACGCCGAGATCATTCGCGCCATTGTCGCAATGGCGCGAAGTCTAAGGCTGGAAGTGATTGCCGAAGGGGTCGAACAACAGGCGCAGCTTGACCTGCTCCAAGCGCAAGGCTGCTACCTGTATCAGGGATATCTCTTCAGCCGCCCTCTTCCGCCGGCAGATTTCGGAGAACTGCTCAAAACTCACTCACTCAGCTGA